The Branchiostoma lanceolatum isolate klBraLanc5 chromosome 5, klBraLanc5.hap2, whole genome shotgun sequence region TCACCTTGTATTGGCTAGTGGCACATAAAACAGCAACATTCCTTTCTATTTCagaagcagggtatatctttacagggaggggttgctagaccttcccctttaacatgcttatGTGCCTCAGTGAACATTTGACCCCCATTTTGTGTCCCCTCCGAAAAACCAGtccagccccaaccgagatgcctttCCCTGgatttgaactggggtctcccaggtaaaaagtaattggaaccaggagctcaactgtgagactgctaccagtaGCAACCTCTTTTACTTGTTTCAACCTCTTCCCTGCTGACACCAATTGGAGGTAATGGTTGTTCTacagcagggttagggttaactaaTATGTGATGATTAAATCCTTTCTTTTTTAACATCCCCTTAATGACATGGCAAGTTAGCACAGAACTGTTGAAAGGATACTCGCTTGtgataaaactgatgaattCTGACACACACTCCTGAACACACTCTTTAGCATCCTTGGCAATCtgtgaagaaaaacacaatAAGGAATTTCAGTTAAACAAGAAGAATCCCCTTATCCAAACATAAACATCAATTAGAgatattttcatgttatttggtatataACTAGTTATAAAATAGTCGTCTATGACAAAAGTTCCACAAAATTACATCTAAATCAACCTGCACTTTACTGTTTCTTTACAACATCAAATTTGTACTGGTACGGTAATACAATAGGTTACAGCATACCGGTGGTTGATACTTTAAACTGGTTGGAAATTTCATATCCTCACATAATAAGTGTACAACTAGTACTTACACATTGGACATAGTCAAGCTACATTATCTATAAAACAGTCTACTTTTACTATATGAATGAAATTTACTGGATTAAAAAGGAACATTTTCTTAAAATACATTGTAATTAAAAACTACATGCTACAGATCTAGACTTCCTATATagcacagcagggaggaatgTTTAATCAAACTTTAATTGTGCAAGTGAGGGTGCGGTTTTATTATGGTGGGTTAGTTTCAATATTCTAGATAACAAAATCACAATATTGACTGAGTGTACTAGCTGTCATTAGTAGTATTCTTTTTAActctacaaatacatgtaatgcagTCACTTCAATTCATTTCTGCTTTCGTATCTTGACAACAGTGGTCAAGCACATCTACAAAACAAATCCTCGGGCAATTCTACTGACAGGCCCATGCAACTTTGACTCTTTTTTCACTTTCATCACGTATGTATCAATTGAATGACATGCAAATGTTCACACATATAGAAACTACTCAAACATGCATATCTATATGGAGAATGTATAGGTGTAACGACAACATTACCTTTTCTTTTTTGGGAATAGCCTTTCTCATAATGCGACTAATATTGTGAATGGGCAAAAACCGGTCCTGGGATTGAGCGGAAAAGAAGTGAAAACACAAAGTTAAACGTTTTCTAGGCAGGCAGGGTGGTATATATACTCAGAAACGTGCCACTTTACCTTTGCCATTTTGGGGATAGAGTTTTTCATGATGCGACTGACATTGGCTATGGGCAGGAATCGGTCCTAAGAGTGCCGTAAGGAAGAAGGGCAGAGAATGCAACACACTTTAGGTGTCAGGAAAGTGGGGAGGCTCTCTCTTCTGGTGCAGAATCGACTATATATATCTATGTCCTAGCCGAGTCAGCTATCAATTTCTGCACACTAGTTGTTACATAGATGGATAAAGCTGGAGCATTAAATGTGTTGATACAGTCACAAGTTAGGACATATCTACCCATGGCAATCAATGTAAGCATCATGCATGCAGAAAACTCTATACACACATCATATACAGATTTATAACAATAACTATAGTACATGTTTATCTGTAGAAAATCATCTAAAGAAAATCATGAAGCAACATTGCAATTTGGGCTCTGCACAGAGTTGGAAACACTctaaggaaatacatgtagatctacaaCCTACAACATCTACAGGAAAAAGAATAACACTTAAACAAAACTTCTCACACAAAAGAGAAGTCTTTGGTAAGGGTAGCTACTTTTAATAAGATAGCATCAACATGTAGAATttcatttttcgtgaaacagaAAACTTTCTTTCCAACTAgaccaggactgtctccagaacccatccctccgtccccAGActgaaattttcttgttgggatggacaaaaagtTCACCCCATCcattaaaaaaatctgaacttcatgacatgaaattgatggaaattgcattttctaagttcaaaatgaaaaatttaCCCTGGAAAATTATACCAATGGGTTAACAACTAATGACTGCctgtgggatggaaaaaaatttgagcaggagacagccctgaccaACATGTAGAATTTTAGGGAAATAGAAGACTAGACTAGACCCAACTAGACAGTAGAcacaaatcattttgaaaagtgAAACCACTCAATTGCAAGAGGAGAGTTACCTGTTCCTGTAGAGGTTCCACACCCACGTGCTCACGGAGGCTGTCACCGTCTTTGTGACCGCCGTCATCGTCTCCGCCACTCGCTATACTGTCATTGGCCGACGCACCTGCTGCACCTGGAAGCATCAAGGGACAGGTGGCTTTACCTTCCAGTACACCTCTCAGTACAGGTGCTGTCTGTCAGTCTAGTAGTACAGACTAGGACCTATGCATGTTTTAGGCATTCGTTGGTCTCGTAAGGCTTTGAATAGTACAGTGCTACACAACATACTTATCAATACACTTGGGACATGTTAGTTACTCTGcacaaaaatacagttcaacAGGCTACAAAGTACCTAAGATTATAAGAGGAGGACTTTGGTGTTTTTTCTTTTGATAAACTACAATTTTGTTTGCAACTTTTTCATCAGCAAGACACAGAACTCTTAATGATTTGAAAAAATCCTTAATTGAGGTGTTCTCTTACTGAAAGCtacaatcaaaacaaaattgGTTTTATCCTTTGACCTGCAGTACTTAATGAATGAACACAACATTTCTCCAATGTTCAAAGGTGTTTCACCATCATTCATTACAAGAAACACTAGTTTTACTTACTATCATCCAGGACATAGCTGTAGTCGTTGGTCAGGAGACCTTGTGTGCCGTCTGCTCCCTGTGGGGTACCTTCTAAGTGAACAGCCATACTGCAAAACAAAGAGGTAATGTTGGTTGACTTACTGACAAGGgacttctgtctgactctctgaacCAAGAAGCTGGCTGAATcattactagtatacagtatAACAGACATCAACAGATAGCAATGCACAGAACTAGTATTGAGTATTACCTGAGGGTGCCAGTGTCATCTGCCGTGTGATCTGTGCTTTGATCCATTTGTCCTTCTCCACCACCATCCATGGGTCTGCAAGTTCACACACAAAGAAGTTTATAGTTTAGTACTGGCAAATGAAAGAAGTGGTGAGTGTTGGACCACCACATTATCATTATGGGTAAGGGAAGGGGGAGTTATTGGTATGATGAAttaatgatgattttattcagtaaggaaCTCGCGGGCAACACAACCTGAATGTCGTCCTTTAAATtaatacaataaatacaatgTAATTCAATTTGGGTTCATTACCAAGACCAAGCTCATAACAAAGCAATATACCTCTCCAATCATTCTAAATAAAAGTCCATAAAATTAAAAGAAATCTGTTACAAGGGGAGCCTGGGGGATAAGTCTCTATCCATTCTGTTCACAGAGATATTTTTTCACAGGTAGAGATGGCCTGTCATGGGGGTTCCCTGGTTCACATATGAATTCATCATTTCTGCATCAATGGAACAAGGTGGTTATAAAAAGGTCTCCCTGAATGGACTAGGATTATCATCATAAAAATGGTCAAAAAAAAGTATGGAGGAGTTATCAAATCTCTAATATGAATGATTGGCTGGAATTTTCTCTTACCCAACTTCATAAAATCTCAACATCGTTGAATATCCTTCCCTTATTTATATATTCTAGCTATCAAACAGCCCGGATGCCAGACTGCTTCCAGGGCCTCaccaggccagctcctcggctctatggccaacatacccccaaggaaattttaccacgTACGCAGGACATGAGGGGCGTCTGTGGTAAGATTTCCTTGGGGATGTTGGCCCCGGAGCCGAGGAACTGGCTTGTggaggccctggaaacagtccaCGACTACAATCTCATCCCTGTAGAGTGTGATCATAACACAGgggccttgtacatgtacttcatccGTGTGCACCCCATCGCATCCCCTCCCCCTTCATATGCTGTATCATGGATTCCCGACATTTTCTAAACAAAGGAACATGAGCTGGCGACAGATGGTGAAAAATTGCGGGCAGCCATTTCTGAACAGGTAAAGGTGGCAAAACAGCCTCGAAAACATGTTTCTAGGTCACGATCTTAGTAGATTTAAGTTCCTCATGTCATGAACAAACCTATACATCACACGGGTGGTGTAGACGGACGGCAAACCCACAGCTCCAAACGGGCCcagacaaaaattacaaatggCGAATCTTCCGTCCCCCCTCCCCTTCTCCTTCCCTCCCGTCCCCCCACGTTTCGCACTTCCCCGTGCATCTATCAGCCCGCAGTCCGTTTGAAAGTTCGGCTAGAAAGTCACCATTGGTGGTTAGGAAGAACAAACCCGTGTTGGAGTGGGCGAACTGGTTGGCTGGCGGGCCGGGAGCCAGTGAGGAGGGAGCCCGCCCGAGTCTGTGGTTGGTAAAGCTTCAGCCAGTCGCCGCGCAGAACTGCCAACCGCTACATACAAACTCCGGAAACACCCCTGGTGTAAACAAATTCTTCTTACCATATTCTTCCTATCCTACATTTATATCATAAAGTATTGTACTTCGAAGAAATTCTTATCATATTAAAAATATTTCTAGAAAAGAATTGATAATGTTACATCTTTAAGATTGTATAAAATTAGATATAACATCAACAAAATTGGACACCATGATAAAAGATAGAACAGCCCAATGCAAGGAATCTGGCTGTTCCCTATCTGGACAGGCCCCCActggtcagacagacagtcggACTTCCAGTTCTTCAACGTATAATATGTTAGAACTGTCTTGGTTTAAAAAGAGTGTCGGCATATTATGAAAAGAGGTACTTTATAGTTTCGTCAGTGGTCAGTTAAGCTAGAGATATTAATATTTCGGACTAAGATAGTGTATGGAAGAGCGGTGACCTTTAACCTGGCCGGACATCTGTCATAAATCTCCTCGTGTGAGTGCGCTGGTTCGGAACTATTTCTTATACTTTCCCCACACGTTTACAAGCATTTGGCAACAAAGCCAATGATTTATTTACCCGAAATTATCAATTTGTAAATGTTAAGTCCGGTTAGCTAATGATAACGCTGTTTTTCCACTGTGTCCTCAGATAAACTTTGGCTGAGGTAATGTTGTAAAAATTATATATCCTTCCGCGACgccatgtttacaaatgttcgAGTGAAAGTTTCAGTGTCGACAGGCATGAATGTTTTTTCCTAGAAAACAGGAAGTTTCGACATTTCAGGTGGACCCAGTGATCACGTATAGACGGCAGGGAAACATGTTCATCACCGTGAAGATATTACAAGGCAGGGAATGTTGCATAGAAGTAAGTATATCCACGGGAAATACTcagaaaggggaggggggcaaggtgtGCACGGTGTGAGAACGGGAAACAACACCTTCTGTAGCCAGTCTATCGTTATTGGAACTGTAATCTTGTGGAGTTTTAGTACTCTTTGATTCTCATCAATATATTTTTgacaaaattatgcaaaatgtttCCAAAGGAAAAACAGTGTGATCATTATATAATTTatggtataaaggtataaaggtATAATTTTGACCTGATCAGGCCAAGGCTGTTGTGGTCATACAGTGATAGGACACAGAAGAGGAAACATGAACCTGTTAAATTTCCCCATTCGGTCACCATAGCCAcccctagcctgaattcaatcaagcctcctgtgactgctcgccgccctgtaaccgcctcgcaacccaaccctgggaggggagagaaaccccctgacagctggagtttgcgttatacagactaagccACCCCTActattctcgataagtgtgttgggttttttaAAGTGCATGAATTTGAGCCGAGGCATCGAAGCACTATCTGTTCACTGACGCAACCCTCGCACTTTGACCAGATTGGGCTCCAACTGGATCCACAGAGTCTTTGCTGTAACTcgttaatcaatcaatcaatacaatCATATGATCTCAAGTaacagatagctttaaacaatgcttacagttagatgtgcaaaggttaggtgtgacaggtcgttcagtgtactataaccagctgctgccacgccgcggGACATGATcagtgaagctggtgtgttacgccgaatgctggttgtactggctatatagatacagataatagtatactgtaattcacttcatcTTCATGATAAAAAAATTTCAGGGTGTAACTtactgtaaggaaaatggacattttcaccgaactttaacttcacggtagcggcaagtgatttacagaacggatgtgtgaaggaatcatagataataacaacaagttttttcacggtgatgataagttcatgttacagaggtgactgtgaaaacagtgaacataatgataaagttacagtgaacaatcaagaaacaagaattgcagTATGTATTTGTCTCTGTACAGGTTGCAGATGCAGACTCTGTCATGTCAGTCAAGCAGCTTGTAGCTAGAGAACTCGATGTGCCAGTGGACCAGCAGAGATTAGTTTTCAGGGGCAAAACATTGTCAGGTAACAGACCATTTATAAGGATCATCTTTActttcatgtacatatatttataaTCTAGCCTAAACAGATGTTAAGGTGGGAAATTGTGTTGTCATCTGACTGCTAAGGGTCTCTTACAGCTATTCAACACTGTGGTGGGTGGCTGTCAGAGAAGTCTGGTAGTCAGAAAAATTATGATCTtacacccaacatctgcttggagatcagtacATTTGTTGAATTTTGTTCTATGATAACTATAAAGTTTAGAATCAGAGTAATAAAAATCTGGCAAAGAGTCATGTTACATTTCACCACATGTATTTaatccagaaaaaaattgttgctAGAGGCTGAAAAGTGGCAAAGTGCCCTATTGTAATTATTGATTTCACTAGTCCATTGTCACCAATCAATGCACAATCCAGTTTTGTAAACTTGAATCAATGCTTGATATAGGTGCATTCAttggtgatgtacatgtagcaggatAACTCGgcacctgggacaactcggcccctagccatttGGGACAACTCGGGTTGTCCCAGATGCCGAGTTGTCTCGGAATCCATTGGTGACAGTGGACAACTTAcaaatgcaaatacaaatgtaaaaaacatttgttaacttttaCGTCGCATATTTTGATTTACAATTTATTGTTTCCATAGATTCACAATGTCTTGGAGACTACAACATAGGACCAGACGCCAAAGTACACCTCATGGTTCGTAAAGTGGAGAAACAGCAAAGCAGTACAGATTCCACAGACAGGAAGGACACAACGATACTCTGGGACGAGACGAAAAAGTTATTGTTAAAACATTTTAGCCCCCAAGACGCAGACAAGGTCATGcagaattttagaagggtgggtacatgaaatatgatttatatatcCAGATTGTATAACAACAAGTATGAAGTAGCCTGGGCACCATCCTCCGTCTTTTTGCTTGGTAAACACCGAGCAAGCAAAAAGAATGAGCCAGCGATAAGCTaaggaggatggtacccaggctaagtaTGTAGCGCATTATGCATGGTCATTGGTGTAACTTAATCTTGGTTTTATCCCTGttcatggtgtacatgtaggtgtggatTTACCACAAACCTTAAAGTTAAGGTTAGACATGTACTTTTTGAAGagtatttttgaaagaaaattccATTGACGAAATTGAAAGACATTTGATTTTCTCCtatgttgtattttcttcttagcctgagtaccatcctccatagtgaccgctggctaaaaaaaaaccttcttgCTAACAAAGAATTaacaagcgatttttttttagccagcggtcactacggaagatggtactcaggctattttCTTCTAGgcctatacatgtactatatgaaGAGTGTTTTGGAAATAAAATTCTACTGACAAAATTGAAGGGCATTTGACTAGGGTCCTATGTTTGCATTTTCTTCTAGGACTTTCCAACAACAAAACCAATAGAAGTTTTGAAAAGTAGTGAAAAATCTTATGCACTTTGAATTGAATAACATTCATTAGCTTGCTTATTTTTTCTCTCCTAGGAATTCGAATCTACGATAGCAAGTGTTAGCCTGGATGATCTAGAGAGAATGGCAACAGCTAATCTTCAGAAACGTCATTTCATCGGTGACCAGTCAACTTCATCATAGGACTCACTGTATGCCATTCATGGACATTTTGTTTCCCGCTTGGGTATTATCAGCATTATGTGTGGAAGAAAGAAGAGAGGAGAAGCTGTCAATATGTAATGTTGGAACTTTTAAGGAGTGGTGTAACAAGGCAGTGTGCCACCAGTATGACTCTGTCGGTCTTATTAAGGAGGTCCATCTGTAGGTAACTTtattataatctccaagcagatatagaaaagCAAATAATTATGCTTCTCAAGCTCCTAGTAATGTGAAACAGCAGACCTTTGCCCTGCTGAAGTGGGAGCTTGAGAAACATTGCAATTTTGTgtctctacatctgcttggatataacCTGGATGATTCATGTGTACCCTAATTAAATGATTTTCAACCTAACAAACCCTGGGAATCAAAACAAATTTTGTCCTTTAGGTCATGATAATTTTCCATCTCTCATGATACTATCTAAGGAAGTGCATGAGTTGGATAATAGCTATAGGCCTTTTTAGGGATCACAGAGTAATAGGTAATACAATGACAACATATATGTGGGGCATGTGTATTGTGTCCATTTAGtctatgttgtcatggcaatgatTTTGCTTGCCTCTTACATTGCAAAGTTCTCGATTTTTCTCAGCGTCCAAAGGTTTATGTAAAAATGGTCTATGGAACAGACTATGTCGTTATCATACAGTCATAAACTTTCATATCTAGTTGTATTTTGCATTGTAATTTTTTGTGCTCTTTTATGTTTTTCCTGTGTCGTTGGCATTGAAGTTATAATCTTAACTCAGCACTTATTAGTTGCCATGAATTTTGACATCATAGATGCAAATCAGTTATTTATGTGTATTTATCCTCTGGCTGCATTATACATGGGCCGCCAAGATGTTTCCATAGATTACTATGTTGTTACAATGGCAAATGATTGATCCCATGAATCAATTGCTTTGCGAATCAGCAATCCTGACAACTTTGTCAAAATGTAGTCAATTGTATTTATTCATGAACTAAGAAAAAGGATACTTTTGCTGCATTCTTCTGTCAATCTTTCTACCATGGTACATATTGGAAGTGCATACTGGAAGGAAATGTACCTTCTTGTGTTGAATGTTGGTAGATTTATTTAATGAGAAATTTGTAAAGTTTTAATCCAATGTATAAACACTCAGCCACTGTGCTGAACACATTGCTGCACATAATATTTGCAGGGCAGTCTTTTTAACTGAAGAGCTGTGACAAAAATAGCCTGGATGCTGGATTTGTGTAATGCAAACTCCACTGTCCAGGGCTTTTATGGCCCCTCTCCCAGAGGCTGAGCTGGCCACTATAgcgtgattcaatcaggctaccgTTTTAGTTAGCTTTATACTGGGGCTCCAATACTTACTCTTTTAAGATATGGTTTGTAAGGGAGCAAGTATGGTAACCctggtaaactaactaggatggcacccaagaCAACACCATTTTTTTTAGCAAGAAGAAGGGGCTTTGTTGAAAGAAACACAAACTGAGACTCTCAACCATACACCTCCAATTTGTTTATGGTGCATGACGATGTTTTAGTTATTTCTAAAGCACGTTTATAAATACATTCTTACAAAGTGTAATAAAATGAAGGGAGAACCACAAAACACTTGTTCCTGAGTATCTTATGGGTGAAAAGAAAGAATAATACATTGTCTATCCAGTTTCCTACATCTTGTCAAGGGTTTTTGCATCATtgctatttttttctgcaaccTAGATAAATGAGATGACAGCTGATATATTGTCTTCAAAACTATTGTCCAAGAACATAAGCCCTATTTGGTGTTACACAGTTCATACATTACAAAACATTATGTGACACATACACCCTCTGTCCTGCCAGTTTCATTTTAATACACAGTGTTTTAAAAACTTTacgtaattttttttataaatttttgTCTTACATCTTTTCTTCCCACGCTCGTATAAAACATTGGATCTGATCTGATCTGCAGTGAATTCCATGATAGATATTGAGAAAATTTAGAACAATGTTGTTCACATTCCAATATTTGGACGATGACTATGATAAGTTTCCTACAGTATGATGAAATGTATTGAAGTCCACTTGCTAATGTTGCTGTGTCACTTGACACTAAGAAAACTGGACATGCACCTCAGACAGTGACTAAGCACAAATTTTACTGTTGTCACCAAGAAAAAGGAGTGACCCAGTTCTGAGTACTCTGTCTTGCGTAATCCGTGACGTCACGCTCTACGCCCTCACCATATCCCCACAGCAATGCTCCCGGCATGCTAAAACACTAAAATATTTTGCGTTTCTGATATCTTTATGATCATCAGATAAAAGTCTATGATAACTATGTGTATATACCACGATGTAGTGGTCCAATATTTAGTTTTAGCCCAATAAATTGTCCCGTAGATTAAAAGAATGTGTTGTTAAAAGAGCCATCGTGGACTGGGGTACGAATATCCCCTCGAAAGTTGGCGCGCTGACTGCCGGGTGACCCGAGCTGTGCCGGAGGTGATCACAAGTTCTCTCGGAACACATCACCGCATCCTGTTGCTTCAACGTACAGTCAACAAACGTGTGATCTAAGCGGTAATACACCGTTTAAGAAGACTAGTGAGGCAGTGCCGTCACCTTTGCGCAAAGATTAAGCGCACGTTGACCGAGAGCTCGTCGGGCGAACGCGTGGTGAAGGCCCGAAGTCCCGCCACCATGCCTCCGGTGACCGCGAACGGGGCCGATCTGAAGGCGGCGATACAGAAATACATCGCTGACAACAAAGTCATGATGTTCAGCAAGTCCTACTGTCCCTTCTGTAAAAAGGTAAGATTCTCACCCATGAGTTTTATTGAGTTTACATGTCTTTTATACTTCCCAGCTTCACTGACccgagtgggaggggggcgtacgcatgtgatttttttttttcgcgaAAATATTTAAGTCTCGTGGAATTTTGTCGTTGTTTCAAGCTCGCTCAATTTCATGTTGTACATGTCGTTTTTTTTCCAGATAAAAGACTTGTTCAACTCCCTCAATTTGACGTACACGGCTCTGGAACTGGACCAAATAGGTGAGCTTATGATGAATTATTTGACATAAAGCGAAGGAGTGAAAGTGGGCAGAACCACTTTAGGTCGACCAGGGAGCAGTGTTTGAAGCTCTTTGGTTGGGATATGTTTCATCATGTCTTATGTTATGATTAACTGTAGTCTACACAAAAGAAGGCAGTGACAGCAGTGGGAAAACATTGCCAGAATTGCTGCAAATTTGCTTGTCATGgatgataaatgtttttttaatacacCTGTCATTGTGCATAGAGGTTTAATATGTTACCTGAATACCTGGTTGATTTGGATACTatgggatttaattttgtacaGTTAGGATGTGATTCATGCCAAAGCTGCTCTTTATAATACTGTCTTAGCCTCAATCCTTTAAAGATCTGACTAGCCATGATTAAACAGTTTTTGATTTTATATATATGCCCcaatagggcatgaatgtacaataaagctTATCGATTCTTAATATAAAGTCAACTTATGAAAGAGCTTATATATTTATAAAAGACTTATCATCCAGATCTTCAACTTAAAGTTCCATTCCTTCTTAAAGCTTCTTATCAAGCAACTTCTAGTCGTGTGTATCAGTTTAATGGTCAAGCAATTAGACTGCATATGAAGATAGACACCTGTTGCTAGCCACAAATATAGCTCGCTCAGGCATCTTCAAACATTGCTATCGTTCATGAGCTATCGTCTCAGGTGGAAATTATTGCACCTGAGTGATAGTGACAGTACCATGCCAGATCAGTATGCTgtatgaaaatagaaacttgTTGCTAGCAACTGATTCAGACCAAATATGGTCCGCACAAGCAGCGTCAAACATTTTACGCTCACAAAAAGTGACGTTTGTTCCTTGGCAACCTTTCTATGTCACTGTCTTTTGGGAGTAAGAAAGCAGCTGGTTTATACAGCATctttgcagggcttgaaattcatttttgcaaaTGGGTGCGCTGCTGCAACTAACCTTAACattaaggtgcacagaaagaatttgggCAGCACATACTgcactagactctaccagtctcccccggtcgctgggaaaatagtagaaattggccaaatagagtcaaatgtttgaagggagtcggctacggagagagggtcaaattcaCAACCGAggtttcccagcgaccgggggagactggtagagtctaatacTGCACAACGTAAGGTGCAGTAGTGTAAGCAAAATGTAATTGCAAACCGGGTCTACTACCTTtcctaagaacttcaatctgtaattctatagctaacttcaaatttTTAAACAATTAATACATCAAAGCACAACAAATTGAACAAAGTtttcattgctttttctgattctTATATTTCaagtcaagaatattctgtgtaCTACTGTACAAAAGTACCTTTACCCTAGGCTATAGCCTACAAAACGTagctgcactggtgcacccacagtcaaaaactaGGTTCACAGCTCCATTTTTGGCTGAACAAAAGTGCACATCATCGTGATGTatccagtatttcgagccctgctttgTGATTTCGACACTTTATTTGTGAATTGTGAGTATTTGCAGAAATGTCAAGAAGGCTTTCTACTATGCAAACATTTATTGTAACAAAAGAAGCTGTTTGATTTGAACTGTTTTGTGGGAAGTTATTGGTGTTTTTGGTCTTCCTATCGAGCGAATCAAGTGGGATTACAGTAAATATAACCTCTGTTGCAGACATtctacggctgttttcttttgagtTACTTTTTTGTTATTATATCGATAAGAAAATGGTAGCTAGAAACAGCCAGAGGGAGTCTGcaataaaaacaagagttctacgacctcataccttcgccaaatgattttgacctttatgactgacgtattaggagtgtttttcatcaatcaaaaatcataccagttgatcctcctcacccaaataacataagttgtccaaacctccttgttatgattatgagcttaacaaagaaggttatgctaacatttatcatcaataatgcaaataagctccttattagcataatttgattcaatggtgttcacattcacacaacttctaaatgccacaagtatgaaattgctgttatttactagtatggaatgatagtagtttctcattaattatgcaaattaggctccatttgcataatttc contains the following coding sequences:
- the LOC136434705 gene encoding uncharacterized protein isoform X3; the protein is MDGGGEGQMDQSTDHTADDTGTLSMAVHLEGTPQGADGTQGLLTNDYSYVLDDSAAGASANDSIASGGDDDGGHKDGDSLREHVGVEPLQEQDRFLPIHNISRIMRKAIPKKEKIAKDAKECVQECVSEFISFITSEASDRCHQEKRKTINGEDILFAMSTLGFDSYVEPLKLYLQKYRESMKGEKGGMNTSTTGAGDESMASDLGADDSFTANIISTDGQTTMTYTYPTQVQVGTRIPVLEMGQQLQFTGMSS
- the LOC136434705 gene encoding uncharacterized protein isoform X1 → MYRPMDGGGEGQMDQSTDHTADDTGTLSMAVHLEGTPQGADGTQGLLTNDYSYVLDDSAAGASANDSIASGGDDDGGHKDGDSLREHVGVEPLQEQDRFLPIHNISRIMRKAIPKKEKIAKDAKECVQECVSEFISFITSEASDRCHQEKRKTINGEDILFAMSTLGFDSYVEPLKLYLQKYRESMKGEKGGMNTSTTGAGDESMASDLGADDSFTANIISTDGQTTMTYTYPTQVQVGTRIPVLEMGQQLQFTGMSS
- the LOC136434705 gene encoding uncharacterized protein isoform X4, whose product is MYRPMDGGGEGQMDQSTDHTADDTGTLSMAVHLEGTPQGADGTQGLLTNDYSYVLDDSAAGASANDSIASGGDDDGGHKDGDSLREHVGVEPLQEQDRFLPIHNISRIMRKAIPKKEKIAKDAKECVQECVSEFISFITSEASDRCHQEKRKTINGEDILFAMSTLGFDSYVEPLKLYLQKYRESMKGEKGGMNTSTTGAGDESMASDLGADDSFTANIISTDGQTTMTYTYPTQVQMGQQLQFTGMSS
- the LOC136434705 gene encoding uncharacterized protein isoform X2; translated protein: MYRPMDGGGEGQMDQSTDHTADDTGTLSMAVHLEGTPQGADGTQGLLTNDYSYVLDDSAAGASANDSIASGGDDDGGHKDGDSLREHVGVEPLQEQDRFLPIANVSRIMKNSIPKMAKIAKDAKECVQECVSEFISFITSEASDRCHQEKRKTINGEDILFAMSTLGFDSYVEPLKLYLQKYRESMKGEKGGMNTSTTGAGDESMASDLGADDSFTANIISTDGQTTMTYTYPTQVQVGTRIPVLEMGQQLQFTGMSS
- the LOC136434707 gene encoding ubiquitin-like protein 4A, which encodes MFFPRKQEVSTFQVDPVITYRRQGNMFITVKILQGRECCIEVADADSVMSVKQLVARELDVPVDQQRLVFRGKTLSDSQCLGDYNIGPDAKVHLMVRKVEKQQSSTDSTDRKDTTILWDETKKLLLKHFSPQDADKVMQNFRREFESTIASVSLDDLERMATANLQKRHFIGDQSTSS